A single region of the Epinephelus moara isolate mb chromosome 14, YSFRI_EMoa_1.0, whole genome shotgun sequence genome encodes:
- the LOC126400421 gene encoding synaptosomal-associated protein 23-like isoform X2: MEDMTVEQITMRANQVTDESLESTRRMLQMAEESKQTGINTMVMLDQQGEQLKRVEEGMDQINQDMRQAEKNLTDLSKCCGICVCPCDRVSSIENDSRYKRTWGIKGGDGDVDSNGSKVVSRQPSGVRNGQAGQVNAPAPSGPYIKRITNDAREDEMEENLDAVGSIIGNLKTMAQDMGNEIDKQNKSIDNITEKADMNRLRIDEANKRANKLIN, translated from the exons ATGGAAGACATGACTGTGGAACAGATCACCATGAGGGCCAACCAAGTGACTGACGAG TCACTGGAAAGCACACGGAGGATGCTGCAGATGGCAGAGGAG AGCAAACAGACGGGCATCAACACCATGGTGATGTTGGACCAGCAAGGAG AGCAGCTGAAGCGTGTGGAGGAGGGCATGGACCAGATCAACCAGGACATGAGACAGGCTGAGAAAAACCTGACTGACCTCTCCAAGTGCTGCGGCATCTGTGTCTGCCCCTGTGACAG GGTGTCGTCTATCGAGAATGACTCACGATACAAGCGTACCTGGGGTATTAAAGGAGGTGACGGAGACGTTGACTCCAATGGCTCAAAGGTTGTTTCAAGGCAGCCCTCAGGTGTTCGCAACGGCCAGGCGGGCCAGGTGAACGCCCCGGCGCCCTCGGGGCCCTACATCAAGAG GATAACCAACGATGCACGCGAGGATGAGATGGAGGAGAATCTGGATGCAGTGGGCAGCATCATTGGCAACCTGAAGACTATGGCTCAGGACATGGGCAACGAGATCGACAAGCAGAACAAAAGCATTGACAACATCACTGAGAAG GCGGACATGAACAGGCTTCGTATCGACGAAGCGAACAAGAGAGCCAACAAGCTCATCAACTAG
- the LOC126400421 gene encoding synaptosomal-associated protein 23-like isoform X1, whose protein sequence is MPQKIELGATGGAAKQDSSNMEDMTVEQITMRANQVTDESLESTRRMLQMAEESKQTGINTMVMLDQQGEQLKRVEEGMDQINQDMRQAEKNLTDLSKCCGICVCPCDRVSSIENDSRYKRTWGIKGGDGDVDSNGSKVVSRQPSGVRNGQAGQVNAPAPSGPYIKRITNDAREDEMEENLDAVGSIIGNLKTMAQDMGNEIDKQNKSIDNITEKADMNRLRIDEANKRANKLIN, encoded by the exons AT GCCGCAGAAAATCGAGCTCGGTGCCACGGGGGGAGCCGCCAAACAGGACAGCAGCAACATGGAAGACATGACTGTGGAACAGATCACCATGAGGGCCAACCAAGTGACTGACGAG TCACTGGAAAGCACACGGAGGATGCTGCAGATGGCAGAGGAG AGCAAACAGACGGGCATCAACACCATGGTGATGTTGGACCAGCAAGGAG AGCAGCTGAAGCGTGTGGAGGAGGGCATGGACCAGATCAACCAGGACATGAGACAGGCTGAGAAAAACCTGACTGACCTCTCCAAGTGCTGCGGCATCTGTGTCTGCCCCTGTGACAG GGTGTCGTCTATCGAGAATGACTCACGATACAAGCGTACCTGGGGTATTAAAGGAGGTGACGGAGACGTTGACTCCAATGGCTCAAAGGTTGTTTCAAGGCAGCCCTCAGGTGTTCGCAACGGCCAGGCGGGCCAGGTGAACGCCCCGGCGCCCTCGGGGCCCTACATCAAGAG GATAACCAACGATGCACGCGAGGATGAGATGGAGGAGAATCTGGATGCAGTGGGCAGCATCATTGGCAACCTGAAGACTATGGCTCAGGACATGGGCAACGAGATCGACAAGCAGAACAAAAGCATTGACAACATCACTGAGAAG GCGGACATGAACAGGCTTCGTATCGACGAAGCGAACAAGAGAGCCAACAAGCTCATCAACTAG